The Neobacillus sp. OS1-2 genome includes a window with the following:
- a CDS encoding HAD family hydrolase: MKIKAVIFDFDGTIIDTETIWFHVFQELLEEKFKLDLPLEEFAKSIGTTDDEFFQYIENQTGMKMNLNEINTLAKERFLEKKGILEVREGVKEKLDEAKGLGYKIGLASSSSREWVEGFLRQFELWEYFSVIKTSEDVEKVKPDPELYLKALEELQVEPQEALAIEDSVNGALAAIEAGMTCIVIPNQVTAFLTFHEKAMRSETFADFSFEQIK, from the coding sequence ATGAAGATTAAAGCAGTGATCTTTGATTTTGATGGAACGATTATTGATACGGAAACGATTTGGTTTCACGTATTTCAGGAATTGCTGGAAGAGAAGTTCAAACTGGATTTGCCGCTTGAGGAGTTTGCAAAAAGCATCGGCACAACAGATGATGAGTTCTTTCAATACATTGAAAACCAAACTGGAATGAAAATGAATCTTAATGAAATAAATACATTAGCAAAAGAACGATTTTTAGAAAAAAAGGGTATTTTAGAGGTTCGTGAGGGTGTAAAGGAAAAATTGGATGAAGCCAAAGGGCTTGGCTATAAGATTGGACTTGCTTCTAGTTCATCTAGGGAGTGGGTAGAAGGATTCCTTAGACAATTTGAACTTTGGGAATATTTCTCCGTCATAAAGACAAGTGAGGATGTAGAAAAGGTTAAACCTGACCCAGAACTTTATCTAAAAGCTTTAGAAGAATTACAAGTTGAACCGCAAGAGGCCTTGGCGATTGAGGACTCGGTTAACGGAGCCTTAGCTGCCATTGAGGCCGGGATGACATGCATTGTTATTCCAAATCAGGTTACTGCCTTTTTAACCTTTCATGAAAAAGCCATGCGCTCTGAAACATTTGCTGACTTTAGCTTCGAGCAAATAAAATGA
- a CDS encoding MerR family transcriptional regulator: MFTISEVAKETGFTAHTLRYYEKIGLLSSPIRHGGKRLYTEGDIRLLQFMKVLKNTGMSLEEIREFLLDGCLLESEDSEQERTPKVQKRMNILQKHLLTLEQQKKEIEMVIQLTEEKLENYQEMLDRGRKNEP; the protein is encoded by the coding sequence ATGTTTACTATTTCAGAGGTTGCCAAGGAAACAGGGTTTACTGCACATACTTTACGATACTATGAAAAAATTGGGTTATTGTCGTCACCCATTAGACATGGTGGAAAACGGCTATATACAGAGGGCGATATTCGCTTGCTGCAGTTTATGAAGGTGCTTAAAAATACGGGAATGTCCTTAGAAGAGATCCGAGAGTTTTTGCTGGATGGGTGTTTGTTGGAAAGTGAGGATTCCGAGCAAGAAAGAACTCCGAAGGTACAAAAACGGATGAATATTTTACAAAAGCATTTACTCACTTTGGAGCAGCAAAAGAAAGAAATTGAGATGGTCATCCAGCTAACGGAAGAAAAGCTGGAAAATTATCAAGAAATGTTAGATAGAGGGCGAAAAAATGAACCGTAA